A window from Micromonospora profundi encodes these proteins:
- a CDS encoding DUF2252 domain-containing protein, protein MSNSVDKRSAHIIDVLTEEFGASMAMDPAAFRRKFRKMAASPFAFYRGSAALFYADQRGDFADDRFLDERTGRVWIHGDLHAENFGTYMNASGQLVFNVNDFDEAYVGPFTWDLRRFAASVALLGYSKALSDAVIGELVAGFAGSYLTELRAIADGGDDAIGSITLDNADGVLRRVLQQARLNTRVDLLATQTTVDNYERRFSIGDGVFEVDGDTRGKVVAAFQEYLGTLPATSTRPRPLAAQIKDVVLRKGVGIGSAGLPSYNLLLEGHTQALENDVVIYMKQAQVPAVARYSTDESVRNYFRHQGHRTAESQRALQAHADPWLGFTELDGVGQLVAEVSPYAADLDWADVNEPEELTGILADLGRAVARMHSVADDESSHDLVDYSTEEAIVAAVGSDESGFVTHLVDFAHAYGVRARQDHQLFVDLFRNGRLPGI, encoded by the coding sequence ATGAGCAACTCCGTGGACAAGCGATCCGCCCACATCATCGACGTGCTCACCGAGGAGTTCGGCGCGTCGATGGCGATGGACCCGGCCGCCTTCCGCCGCAAGTTCCGCAAGATGGCCGCGTCACCGTTCGCCTTCTACCGGGGCAGCGCCGCGCTGTTCTACGCCGACCAGCGCGGCGACTTCGCCGACGACCGGTTCCTGGACGAGCGGACCGGCCGGGTGTGGATCCACGGTGACCTGCACGCGGAGAACTTCGGAACCTACATGAACGCCTCCGGGCAGCTCGTGTTCAACGTCAACGACTTCGACGAGGCGTACGTGGGGCCGTTCACCTGGGACCTGCGGCGGTTCGCGGCGAGCGTGGCGCTGCTGGGCTACAGCAAGGCGCTCTCGGATGCGGTGATCGGTGAGCTGGTGGCCGGCTTCGCCGGGTCGTACCTGACCGAGCTGCGGGCGATCGCCGACGGCGGGGACGACGCGATCGGCTCGATCACCCTGGACAACGCCGACGGTGTGCTGCGTCGGGTGCTCCAGCAGGCCCGGCTCAACACGCGGGTCGACCTGCTGGCCACGCAGACCACCGTCGACAACTACGAGCGGCGGTTCTCGATCGGCGACGGGGTCTTCGAGGTCGACGGCGACACCCGGGGCAAGGTCGTGGCGGCCTTCCAGGAGTACCTGGGCACCCTGCCCGCCACGTCGACCCGGCCCCGCCCGCTTGCCGCACAGATCAAGGACGTGGTGCTGCGCAAGGGTGTCGGCATCGGGTCGGCCGGGCTGCCGTCGTACAACCTGCTGCTGGAGGGGCACACCCAGGCGCTGGAGAACGACGTCGTGATCTACATGAAGCAGGCGCAGGTGCCGGCGGTGGCCCGGTACAGCACCGACGAGTCGGTGCGGAACTACTTCCGGCACCAGGGGCACCGGACCGCCGAGTCGCAGCGGGCGTTGCAGGCGCACGCCGACCCGTGGCTGGGCTTCACCGAGCTGGACGGGGTGGGCCAGCTCGTCGCGGAGGTCTCCCCGTACGCCGCCGACCTTGACTGGGCGGACGTCAACGAGCCGGAGGAGCTGACCGGGATCCTTGCCGACCTGGGCCGGGCGGTGGCCCGGATGCATTCGGTCGCCGACGACGAGTCCAGTCACGACCTGGTGGACTACTCCACCGAGGAGGCGATCGTGGCGGCGGTGGGCTCCGACGAGTCGGGGTTCGTCACCCACCTGGTGGACTTCGCGCACGCGTACGGGGTGCGTGCCCGGCAGGATCACCAGCTCTTCGTGGACCTGTTCCGCAACGGTCGGCTGCCCGGCATCTGA
- a CDS encoding SigE family RNA polymerase sigma factor produces the protein MGARANEPPAALTASRLDAVTITFDDFYHAHFRSVTTQLCAYTGDLGHAQDLTQEAFCRALARWDRLVRYDDPVAWVRRVAWNLARSRWRRLRTARDHLMRQRRVEAEVDGPTPDRVAIDAALAKLPANHRRAVILHYLADLSVNQIALQEGVAEGTVKSWLHRGRTALAGLLDENTEGVSDV, from the coding sequence ATGGGAGCCCGTGCCAACGAACCACCTGCGGCGTTGACCGCCAGCAGGCTGGACGCGGTGACGATCACCTTTGACGACTTCTACCACGCGCACTTCCGGAGCGTCACCACACAGCTGTGCGCGTACACGGGGGATCTGGGCCACGCGCAGGACCTGACCCAGGAGGCTTTCTGCCGGGCGTTGGCCCGCTGGGACCGCCTCGTCCGCTACGACGATCCGGTGGCCTGGGTGCGGCGGGTCGCCTGGAACCTGGCCCGCAGCCGCTGGCGCCGCCTGCGTACCGCCCGGGACCACCTCATGCGGCAGCGCCGGGTGGAGGCCGAGGTCGACGGCCCCACCCCGGACCGGGTAGCCATCGACGCGGCGCTGGCGAAGCTCCCCGCCAACCATCGGCGGGCCGTCATCCTGCACTACCTGGCCGACCTGTCGGTCAACCAGATCGCTCTTCAGGAAGGGGTGGCCGAGGGCACCGTCAAGTCCTGGCTGCACCGTGGCCGGACAGCCCTGGCCGGACTGCTCGACGAGAACACCGAGGGGGTGTCCGATGTCTGA
- a CDS encoding NADH-quinone oxidoreductase subunit J family protein translates to MTGADVLLLALGAVAVGAGVLVVTTKHLVRAGLYLVVCLGALAGDYLVLGAELVAWVQVLIYVGAVVVLLLFAVMLTRAPIGASDDLDRPGWPAALIGGGAGLGLSVLLVDAYRWSTVEFPDTGTAERLGEQIFGAWVLPFEVLSVLLLSALVGAVVLSRPDIGRPAQRVDDMGTPTRTAAEVDSGGRR, encoded by the coding sequence GTGACCGGGGCGGACGTGCTGCTGCTCGCCCTGGGCGCGGTCGCGGTCGGTGCCGGGGTGCTGGTGGTGACCACGAAACACCTGGTGCGGGCCGGGCTCTACCTTGTGGTGTGTCTGGGCGCGCTGGCCGGCGACTACCTGGTGCTCGGTGCCGAGCTGGTCGCCTGGGTGCAGGTGCTGATCTACGTGGGCGCGGTGGTGGTGCTGCTGTTGTTCGCGGTGATGCTGACCCGGGCTCCGATCGGCGCGTCCGACGATCTGGACCGGCCCGGCTGGCCGGCCGCGCTGATCGGCGGTGGCGCCGGCCTGGGCCTGAGCGTCCTGCTCGTCGACGCGTACCGGTGGAGCACTGTCGAGTTTCCCGACACTGGTACTGCCGAACGGCTCGGCGAGCAGATCTTCGGGGCATGGGTGCTGCCGTTCGAGGTGCTGTCCGTGCTGCTGCTGTCCGCTCTCGTCGGCGCTGTGGTGCTGTCCCGGCCGGACATCGGCCGACCGGCCCAACGCGTAGACGACATGGGTACGCCGACCCGCACGGCGGCCGAGGTGGACTCCGGGGGTCGCCGGTGA
- a CDS encoding pyridoxal phosphate-dependent decarboxylase family protein — protein MIDESRVAGGALSPDGVAAEDVLASVRRLRSADRPTHGGRLFAYVYDPAVPGLDELAAAAHRESAHVNGLDPTAFPSLLAMENALVGAAGRVLGGGPGTTAPDVVGSVTSGGTESLILAVKTARDAHPEITAPRIVVPSTAHAAFAKAAHYLRVALDVVPVPVATLRPDPAAMAAAIRPETVLVACSAPSYAHGVVDPVAEIAAVAADAGVRCHVDACFGGWTLPYLRRLGEPVPAFDFAVPGVTSISVDLHKYAYAPKGVSVLLHRNAALRAPQYFAYADWPGYTMINPVIASTRSGGPIAAAYATLRHIGDAGYLRLATVTRDAVASLADAVRAVDGLRLMAEPESTVVCFTATEGGPDLFVLVDELTERGWHTQPQLSYAGLPASVHLTVTAAVAPRVAEFGPDLAEAVAAARAAGPVRLPAELAALVGALTPEVLTPELVVGLAAGLGLGAGNEPGAGGGPSAGGAGSGPLPERMALVNTLLDAAPPALRERLLVEFVGLLQRPAWGLDD, from the coding sequence ATGATCGACGAGAGCAGGGTTGCGGGCGGGGCACTGTCGCCTGACGGGGTGGCTGCTGAGGACGTTTTGGCTTCGGTTCGTCGGTTGCGTTCTGCTGATCGGCCTACGCACGGGGGGCGGTTGTTCGCCTACGTCTACGACCCGGCCGTGCCGGGGCTGGACGAGCTGGCCGCCGCCGCGCACCGGGAGAGCGCGCACGTCAACGGGCTCGACCCGACCGCGTTCCCGTCCCTGCTGGCCATGGAGAACGCGCTGGTCGGCGCCGCCGGGCGGGTGCTCGGTGGTGGGCCGGGAACGACAGCGCCGGACGTGGTCGGCAGCGTCACCAGTGGCGGCACCGAGTCGCTGATCCTCGCCGTCAAGACGGCCCGGGACGCGCACCCGGAGATCACCGCACCTCGGATCGTGGTGCCGTCGACCGCGCACGCCGCGTTCGCCAAGGCGGCTCACTACCTGCGGGTGGCGCTGGACGTGGTGCCGGTACCGGTGGCCACGCTGCGCCCCGATCCGGCCGCGATGGCCGCCGCGATCCGCCCGGAGACGGTGCTTGTGGCCTGCTCCGCGCCGTCGTACGCGCACGGGGTGGTGGATCCGGTCGCCGAGATCGCCGCAGTGGCCGCCGACGCCGGGGTGCGCTGCCACGTCGACGCCTGCTTCGGTGGCTGGACCCTGCCGTACCTGCGCCGCCTCGGTGAGCCGGTGCCGGCGTTCGACTTCGCGGTACCCGGTGTCACCTCGATCTCGGTGGACCTGCACAAGTACGCGTACGCCCCGAAGGGCGTGTCGGTGCTGCTGCACCGGAATGCCGCGCTACGCGCTCCGCAGTACTTCGCGTACGCGGACTGGCCCGGCTACACGATGATCAATCCGGTGATCGCGTCCACCCGTTCGGGCGGGCCGATCGCCGCCGCGTACGCGACCCTGCGGCACATCGGCGACGCCGGCTACCTGCGGTTGGCCACCGTCACCCGGGACGCTGTCGCCAGCCTCGCCGACGCCGTCCGCGCCGTCGACGGCCTGCGGCTGATGGCCGAGCCGGAGTCCACAGTGGTCTGCTTCACCGCCACCGAGGGCGGGCCTGACCTGTTCGTCCTGGTCGACGAGTTGACCGAGCGTGGTTGGCACACCCAACCCCAACTGTCGTACGCCGGCCTGCCGGCAAGCGTGCACCTCACGGTGACGGCCGCTGTGGCCCCCCGGGTGGCCGAGTTCGGCCCGGACCTCGCCGAAGCCGTGGCGGCGGCGCGGGCGGCCGGCCCGGTGCGGCTGCCGGCCGAGTTGGCAGCCCTGGTCGGCGCCCTGACCCCGGAGGTGTTGACCCCGGAACTGGTCGTCGGCCTGGCCGCCGGACTGGGCTTAGGCGCGGGCAACGAGCCGGGCGCGGGCGGCGGGCCTAGCGCGGGCGGGGCGGGTTCCGGGCCGCTGCCGGAACGGATGGCGCTCGTGAACACGCTTCTCGACGCCGCGCCCCCCGCGCTGCGTGAGCGGCTGCTCGTCGAGTTCGTCGGCCTGCTGCAACGCCCCGCGTGGGGGTTGGACGACTGA
- a CDS encoding NuoI/complex I 23 kDa subunit family protein — protein sequence MTDPSEHGDPAGGASERGMPGAGLVKGLAVTFKTMTSRSTTQQYPDVAPELPPRSRGVIALSEENCTVCMLCARECPDWCIYIDSHKEEVAVPGAARPRQRNVLDKFDIDFSLCMYCGICIEVCPFDALYWSPEFEYAEYDIKDLLHDKDHLGQWMATVPPPPAHDPNGEPAKEETAAARKAAVRPAPSAVRPEPGSAS from the coding sequence ATGACCGACCCCAGCGAGCACGGCGACCCGGCCGGTGGCGCCAGCGAGCGCGGCATGCCCGGCGCGGGCCTGGTAAAGGGGCTGGCGGTCACCTTCAAGACGATGACCAGCCGCTCGACCACCCAGCAGTACCCCGACGTCGCCCCCGAGCTGCCGCCCCGCTCGCGTGGGGTGATCGCCCTGTCGGAGGAGAACTGCACGGTCTGCATGCTCTGCGCCCGCGAGTGTCCGGACTGGTGCATCTACATCGACTCGCACAAGGAGGAGGTGGCGGTGCCCGGCGCCGCCCGCCCCCGCCAGCGCAACGTGCTCGACAAGTTCGACATCGACTTCTCCCTCTGCATGTACTGCGGCATCTGCATCGAGGTCTGCCCGTTCGACGCGCTCTACTGGTCGCCGGAGTTCGAGTACGCCGAGTACGACATCAAGGACCTGCTGCACGACAAGGACCACCTCGGCCAGTGGATGGCCACGGTTCCGCCGCCGCCCGCGCACGACCCCAACGGCGAGCCCGCCAAGGAGGAGACCGCGGCGGCCCGCAAGGCCGCCGTGCGTCCGGCCCCTTCCGCCGTACGCCCCGAGCCGGGTTCCGCGTCGTGA
- a CDS encoding glutathione S-transferase family protein: MGEEAGGKYVEPGGEFTRDQRYIATRITMDGRDGYPVEPGRYRLAVSRACPWANRLIIVRRLLGLEDAISMAVAGPTHDARSWTFDLDPGGRDPVLGIERIQEAYFKRFPGYERGITVPAIVDVPTGQVVTNDYAQMSLDLSTEWTAYHRDGAPQLYPEHLRAQVDEVNDVVFADVNNGVYRCGFAGNQEAYDKAYHRLFDRLDWLTARLTDQRYLVGDTITEADVRLFTTLVRFDPVYHGHFKCNRQKLSEMPVLWAYARDLFQTPGFGDTIDFDHIKRHYYEVHRDINPTGVVPLGPDLSNWLTPHGREALGGRPFGDGTPPPPPAEPVDPAHTPLR, from the coding sequence GTGGGCGAGGAAGCAGGCGGCAAATACGTCGAGCCGGGCGGCGAGTTCACCCGGGACCAGCGCTACATCGCCACCCGGATCACCATGGACGGGCGGGACGGCTACCCGGTCGAGCCGGGCAGGTACCGGTTGGCGGTCAGCCGCGCCTGCCCGTGGGCCAACCGCCTGATCATCGTGCGGCGGCTGCTCGGCCTGGAGGACGCCATCTCGATGGCGGTTGCCGGCCCGACCCACGACGCCCGCAGTTGGACCTTCGACCTCGACCCGGGCGGGCGGGACCCGGTGCTCGGCATCGAACGCATCCAGGAGGCGTACTTCAAGCGCTTCCCCGGCTACGAGCGGGGCATCACGGTGCCGGCGATCGTCGACGTGCCGACCGGGCAGGTGGTGACGAACGACTACGCGCAGATGAGCCTCGACCTGTCCACCGAGTGGACCGCGTACCACCGCGACGGCGCACCGCAGCTCTATCCCGAGCACCTGCGGGCGCAGGTCGACGAGGTCAACGACGTGGTGTTCGCCGACGTCAACAACGGTGTCTACAGGTGTGGCTTCGCCGGCAACCAGGAGGCGTACGACAAGGCGTACCACAGGCTCTTCGACCGGCTGGACTGGTTGACCGCGCGGCTGACCGACCAGCGGTACCTGGTCGGCGACACCATCACCGAGGCCGACGTGCGGTTGTTCACCACACTGGTTCGCTTCGACCCGGTCTACCACGGCCACTTCAAGTGCAACAGGCAGAAGCTGAGCGAGATGCCTGTGCTGTGGGCGTACGCCCGGGACCTGTTCCAGACCCCCGGGTTCGGCGACACCATCGACTTCGACCACATCAAGAGGCACTACTACGAGGTGCACAGGGACATCAACCCGACCGGCGTCGTGCCGCTCGGTCCTGACCTGTCCAACTGGCTCACCCCGCACGGTCGGGAAGCCCTCGGTGGCCGCCCCTTCGGCGACGGCACCCCACCTCCACCCCCCGCCGAGCCGGTAGACCCGGCACACACCCCGCTGCGCTGA
- the nuoK gene encoding NADH-quinone oxidoreductase subunit NuoK → MRPVIPYVTAALLFGLGVYGVLRRRNAVLVLMSVELMLNAVNLILVTADTTARAVLPHSGQVFALFVIVLAAAEIGVGLAIVLQLYRLRATVAVDEVPLGEPADPPEVGAGREQATAGPEVGR, encoded by the coding sequence GTGAGGCCGGTCATCCCGTACGTCACCGCCGCGCTGCTCTTCGGCCTCGGCGTGTACGGCGTGCTGCGCCGTCGCAACGCCGTGCTGGTGCTGATGTCGGTGGAGCTGATGCTCAACGCGGTGAATCTCATCCTCGTCACCGCCGACACGACTGCCCGCGCGGTGCTGCCGCACTCGGGTCAGGTCTTCGCGCTGTTCGTCATCGTTCTCGCCGCCGCGGAGATCGGAGTGGGGTTGGCGATCGTCCTTCAGCTCTACCGGCTGCGGGCGACAGTGGCGGTGGACGAGGTGCCGCTTGGCGAGCCCGCTGACCCGCCGGAGGTCGGCGCTGGGCGGGAGCAGGCCACCGCAGGCCCGGAGGTGGGGCGGTGA
- a CDS encoding ester cyclase, which yields MTDVEAAARRFVADVWNARQEESAYELIADECPGLGGTGPEATLAWHHERRAAFPDLRYKIVDVVAAGERVAVHWRAAGTNAGQFGPVPPTGQVVSYSGATFLRFDATGRIVEVWSCTELFQLLQQLGVEMLPPIGGLTAPGA from the coding sequence ATGACGGATGTGGAGGCGGCCGCGCGCCGCTTCGTCGCCGACGTGTGGAACGCCCGCCAGGAGGAATCGGCGTACGAGTTGATCGCCGACGAGTGCCCCGGGCTGGGCGGCACCGGGCCGGAGGCGACGCTGGCCTGGCATCACGAGCGGCGGGCGGCCTTCCCGGACCTGCGTTACAAGATCGTGGACGTGGTGGCCGCCGGCGAGCGGGTGGCCGTGCACTGGCGGGCGGCCGGCACCAACGCGGGCCAGTTCGGGCCGGTGCCTCCGACCGGTCAGGTGGTCAGCTACTCGGGCGCGACGTTCCTGCGGTTCGACGCGACGGGCCGGATCGTCGAGGTCTGGAGCTGCACCGAGCTGTTCCAACTGCTCCAGCAACTCGGCGTCGAGATGCTGCCGCCGATCGGCGGGCTCACCGCCCCCGGGGCGTGA
- the nuoH gene encoding NADH-quinone oxidoreductase subunit NuoH has translation MPLWVELVLRIGGVVVAFLTLPLLVGQAEHKVMAHMQGRLGPMYAGGFHGWAQLVADGVKFVQKEDITPREADRAVFRLAPAVALVPYLLVLLVIPLGPNDLVGQPLDIGLFFVLAVVGVGVVAVLMSAWASANKYSLLGGLRGAAQLLGYELPLVLAAASVAMAAGTLSLSGIVEAWQPWWLIWQAPAMIIFFVAGLAEIRRPPFDMPVADSELVFGYMTEYTGLRFAFFLLAEYVGIVVIAALTTVLFLGGWQGPFADDQLGWLWTLLKVFAVAFVIIWLRVSYPRLREDQLQRLCWLVLVPAALAQLVLTAAVRVAL, from the coding sequence ATGCCGCTCTGGGTGGAGTTGGTGCTCCGGATCGGCGGTGTGGTGGTCGCGTTCCTCACGCTGCCGCTGCTCGTCGGTCAGGCCGAGCACAAGGTGATGGCGCACATGCAGGGTCGCCTGGGCCCGATGTACGCGGGCGGCTTCCACGGCTGGGCGCAGCTCGTGGCCGACGGCGTCAAGTTCGTCCAGAAGGAGGACATCACACCGCGCGAGGCGGACCGGGCGGTGTTCCGGCTGGCGCCGGCGGTGGCGCTCGTGCCCTACCTGCTGGTGCTGCTTGTCATCCCGCTCGGCCCGAACGACCTTGTCGGGCAACCGTTGGACATCGGCCTGTTCTTCGTGCTGGCCGTCGTCGGCGTGGGTGTGGTGGCGGTGCTCATGTCGGCGTGGGCGTCGGCAAACAAGTACAGCCTGCTCGGTGGGCTGCGCGGTGCCGCCCAGTTGCTCGGCTACGAGTTGCCGCTGGTGCTGGCGGCGGCGTCGGTGGCGATGGCTGCGGGCACGCTCAGCTTGTCGGGGATCGTCGAGGCGTGGCAGCCGTGGTGGCTCATCTGGCAGGCACCCGCGATGATCATTTTCTTCGTGGCCGGGCTGGCCGAGATCCGCCGGCCGCCGTTCGACATGCCGGTGGCCGACTCGGAGCTGGTGTTCGGCTACATGACCGAGTACACGGGTCTGCGCTTCGCGTTCTTCCTGCTCGCCGAGTACGTGGGCATCGTGGTGATCGCCGCGCTGACCACGGTGCTGTTCCTCGGCGGCTGGCAGGGCCCGTTCGCCGACGATCAGCTGGGCTGGCTCTGGACCCTGCTCAAGGTGTTCGCCGTCGCGTTCGTGATCATCTGGCTGCGGGTGTCCTACCCGCGTCTGCGTGAGGACCAGCTCCAGCGGCTCTGCTGGCTGGTGCTGGTGCCGGCCGCCCTGGCGCAACTGGTCCTCACGGCAGCGGTCCGCGTCGCCCTGTAG
- a CDS encoding glucose 1-dehydrogenase: protein MRAVTVEPGVANSLSLIQDQPEPAPEEGAVLVEALSVGICGTDHEIIAGLYGEAPPGADRLVIGHESLGRVLEDPTGTLQPGDLVAGIVRHPDPVPCSNCAAGEWDMCRNGLFTEHGIKALAGFARDRWRIQPHFAVKLDPALSSVGVLLEPTSVVAKAWDHIERIGHRAEWQPQTVLVTGAGPIGLLAALLATQRGFTVHVLDRTTGGPKPELVAALGATYHTVSVNDLQVEPDVVVECTGAPTVVLDVMCKAAPTGIVCLAGVSSGGRRINFDAGALNRELVLENNVVFGSVNANRRHWDLAAQALAQADQNWLSSLITRRMPVERYAEAYTAGPDDIKVVLDFAS from the coding sequence GTGCGCGCTGTGACTGTGGAACCCGGAGTCGCCAACTCGCTGAGTCTCATCCAGGATCAGCCGGAGCCGGCGCCCGAAGAGGGCGCGGTCCTCGTCGAGGCGCTGTCGGTAGGCATCTGCGGCACCGACCACGAGATCATCGCCGGCCTGTACGGCGAGGCGCCGCCCGGCGCGGACCGGCTGGTCATCGGGCACGAGTCGTTGGGCCGGGTGCTGGAGGACCCGACAGGCACCCTGCAGCCCGGCGACCTGGTGGCCGGGATCGTCAGGCATCCCGATCCGGTCCCCTGCTCCAACTGCGCGGCCGGCGAGTGGGACATGTGCCGCAACGGCCTGTTCACCGAGCACGGCATCAAGGCGCTGGCCGGCTTCGCCCGCGACCGGTGGCGGATCCAACCCCACTTCGCCGTCAAGCTCGATCCGGCGCTGTCCAGCGTCGGCGTGCTGTTGGAACCCACGAGCGTCGTGGCCAAGGCGTGGGACCACATCGAGCGCATCGGGCACCGGGCCGAGTGGCAGCCGCAAACCGTCCTGGTGACCGGGGCCGGGCCGATCGGGTTGCTGGCCGCTCTGCTCGCCACCCAGCGCGGCTTCACCGTCCACGTGCTGGACCGGACGACCGGCGGGCCGAAGCCGGAGCTGGTCGCCGCGCTCGGCGCCACCTACCACACGGTGTCGGTGAACGACCTTCAAGTCGAGCCGGACGTCGTGGTCGAGTGCACCGGCGCACCCACCGTGGTCCTCGACGTGATGTGCAAGGCCGCCCCGACCGGCATCGTCTGCCTTGCCGGGGTGTCCAGTGGTGGTCGGCGCATCAACTTCGACGCGGGCGCCCTCAACCGGGAGTTGGTGCTGGAGAACAACGTGGTGTTCGGCTCGGTCAACGCCAACCGCCGGCACTGGGACCTCGCCGCGCAGGCGCTCGCCCAGGCCGACCAGAACTGGCTCAGCTCGCTGATCACCCGGCGGATGCCTGTGGAGAGGTACGCCGAGGCGTACACCGCCGGGCCGGACGACATCAAGGTGGTGCTGGACTTCGCCTCCTGA
- a CDS encoding NADH-quinone oxidoreductase subunit B, protein MQLPAVLGEPIRFVLNWGRRYSLWVFNFGLACCAIEFIATSMGRHDFMRLGVIPFAHGPRQADLMVVSGTVTDKMAPAIKRLYDQMPEPKYVISFGACSNCGGPYWDSYSVTKGVDQIIPVDVYVPGCPPRPEALLHGILRLQEKIAAEQAGIGGVSRPDLLAAPLDTAPREAAAPRSVDSLTAPPVRPPTAD, encoded by the coding sequence GTGCAGCTACCGGCAGTGCTCGGCGAGCCGATCCGGTTCGTGCTGAACTGGGGGCGACGCTACTCGCTCTGGGTGTTCAACTTCGGCCTGGCCTGCTGCGCCATCGAGTTCATCGCCACCAGCATGGGCCGGCACGACTTCATGCGCCTCGGGGTGATCCCGTTCGCCCACGGCCCCCGGCAGGCCGACCTCATGGTGGTGTCCGGCACGGTGACCGACAAGATGGCTCCGGCGATCAAGCGGCTCTACGACCAGATGCCCGAGCCGAAGTACGTCATCTCGTTCGGCGCCTGCTCCAACTGCGGCGGTCCCTACTGGGATTCCTACTCGGTGACAAAGGGCGTCGACCAGATCATCCCCGTCGACGTGTACGTGCCCGGCTGCCCGCCCCGGCCGGAGGCGCTGCTGCACGGCATCCTGCGCCTTCAGGAGAAGATCGCCGCCGAGCAGGCCGGCATCGGCGGCGTGTCCCGCCCAGACCTGCTCGCCGCGCCACTGGACACCGCACCCCGCGAAGCCGCCGCGCCGCGCTCCGTCGACTCGCTCACCGCCCCGCCGGTACGCCCACCAACGGCTGATTGA